In the genome of Thermomicrobiales bacterium, one region contains:
- a CDS encoding ABC transporter ATP-binding protein, translated as MTALLEIRHASKIFGGKTITGKQKQGTVALNDFTMTVHESPPTITAVVGESGSGKTTLVRLLLGLTSPTSGEVLYRGTDIRQLSKDARLQFLRDVQTIMQDPYEVYNPFYKVDHVLKVPIDKFKLAKNPAQAQILMEEALSAVGLRPDDTLGRHPHQLSGGQRQRIMVARALLIRPRLIIADEPVSMVDASLRATILESLRKLHDDFGISMLYITHDLTTAYQISTNILVLYRGDVAEVGDVDLVVRKPLHPYTQLLIESIPVIDLSQTWKKEKLEDETQSVAAVPSQGCKFANRCPHVMDICRQQAPPLFRTDEGRAVSCFLYKENPTLGERGLDEVLEVAQGAMASAAD; from the coding sequence ATGACCGCGCTCCTGGAGATTCGCCACGCCAGCAAGATCTTCGGCGGAAAGACCATCACCGGCAAGCAGAAGCAGGGCACCGTCGCGCTCAACGACTTCACCATGACCGTCCACGAATCCCCGCCCACCATCACCGCGGTCGTGGGGGAATCGGGTTCCGGCAAGACCACATTGGTGCGCCTGCTGCTCGGCCTCACCTCACCCACCAGCGGCGAGGTGCTCTACCGCGGAACCGACATTCGCCAGCTTTCCAAAGATGCCCGGCTCCAGTTCCTGCGCGATGTGCAGACCATCATGCAGGACCCCTACGAGGTCTATAACCCCTTCTACAAGGTCGATCACGTGCTCAAAGTGCCGATCGACAAGTTCAAGCTCGCCAAGAACCCGGCCCAGGCGCAAATCCTCATGGAAGAAGCGCTCAGCGCGGTCGGCTTGCGGCCGGACGACACCCTCGGCCGGCATCCGCATCAACTCTCCGGCGGTCAGCGGCAACGCATCATGGTGGCCCGCGCGCTGCTCATCCGTCCACGGCTCATCATCGCCGACGAGCCAGTTTCCATGGTCGATGCGTCCCTGCGCGCCACCATTCTGGAGAGCCTGCGCAAACTGCACGACGACTTCGGCATCAGCATGCTCTACATCACCCACGATCTCACCACGGCCTACCAGATCAGCACGAACATCCTCGTCCTCTATCGTGGCGACGTGGCCGAAGTGGGCGATGTCGATTTGGTCGTACGCAAACCGCTGCACCCGTATACCCAGTTGTTGATCGAATCGATCCCGGTGATCGATCTTTCCCAGACCTGGAAGAAAGAAAAGCTGGAGGATGAGACGCAGTCGGTCGCCGCAGTGCCGTCGCAGGGCTGCAAGTTCGCCAATCGCTGCCCGCATGTGATGGATATCTGCCGCCAGCAGGCGCCACCGCTTTTCCGCACCGACGAGGGCCGCGCGGTCTCCTGCTTCCTCTATAAGGAGAATCCCACTCTCGGCGAACGCGGTCTGGATGAGGTGCTGGAAGTCGCCCAGGGGGCGATGGCGTCTGCGGCCGATTAG
- a CDS encoding alpha/beta hydrolase — MKRIVFALVMVIVLSSVPLTAAQEATPDSSPDFSSIQAEPNDCSFLNRLGEDLVTDVVGNVVCGTVAVPENWSIPDGRQIEISYVILASTSENPQPDPVVYLSGGPGESTLSGISGYAQIFEELRRNRHIILFDQRGTHFSSPLQCSTFDFDEYVTQQLGTPAAEDDSDDSTFGPLPDAETLMEQARAAVSDGVQRCLDDLNATGVDLSQYNSEASANDTIALLQALGVDEFNLYGISYGTRLALTIMRDHPDAGIRSVVLDSTFPPEINGFEQYPAEIHEVVLQVFAACERDDSCNAAYPNLKERFKMLLEALRTTPVISSTGDPIGEEDVVEIVKLVSKNAELGMVIPVMIDQLEQGDTTAIEAMASGKLFSDDADGSATPAADDATDETADDSSDAADESTESAGAQEADNFIAALGEALATAPISNRSDALFQLAMLDNGPQTVEALEQFIAKAFPGDDEAYTRDQLTGIVDKLDDDGIAAVFDYAASLNSLVDQLTVGLSNEVFNSVECYEEIPFEDFAVTVQTANDLEIPQIAYSEVATIAQQFATCELWTSGVADPVEDTPVASDIPTLIFSGTYDFQTPPTWNKDAFVDLRNATFVTFAATNHGVIVGQNACASVIAESFFDDPDALPDISCSDQSRPVWVLPDGSVTQPS, encoded by the coding sequence TTGAAACGAATCGTTTTCGCCCTTGTCATGGTGATCGTGCTGTCGAGCGTCCCGCTTACGGCAGCGCAAGAAGCTACCCCGGATTCGAGCCCCGATTTCAGTTCCATCCAGGCTGAGCCGAACGACTGCTCATTCCTGAACCGCTTGGGTGAGGACCTGGTAACCGATGTGGTCGGCAATGTGGTCTGCGGCACGGTCGCGGTGCCGGAAAACTGGTCGATCCCCGATGGGCGCCAGATCGAGATCTCCTACGTTATTCTCGCCAGCACCAGTGAAAATCCGCAGCCCGACCCAGTGGTCTATCTCTCGGGAGGCCCGGGAGAGAGCACGCTCTCCGGTATCAGTGGCTACGCTCAGATCTTCGAGGAGTTGCGTCGCAACCGGCACATCATTCTGTTCGACCAGCGCGGAACCCACTTCTCGTCCCCGCTCCAGTGCAGCACCTTCGACTTCGATGAGTACGTCACCCAGCAACTCGGAACGCCTGCGGCCGAGGACGACAGCGACGATTCGACATTCGGTCCGCTGCCCGATGCTGAAACCCTCATGGAGCAAGCCCGAGCCGCTGTTTCTGATGGTGTGCAGCGCTGCCTGGATGACCTGAATGCGACCGGGGTCGATCTCAGCCAATACAACAGCGAGGCAAGCGCGAACGATACGATTGCCCTGTTGCAGGCGCTGGGAGTCGATGAGTTCAACCTCTATGGCATTTCCTATGGCACACGCCTGGCGCTCACCATCATGCGCGATCATCCAGACGCCGGTATCCGATCGGTGGTGCTCGATTCCACGTTCCCGCCGGAAATCAATGGATTCGAGCAATATCCGGCAGAGATCCATGAGGTTGTGCTCCAGGTCTTTGCCGCCTGTGAACGAGACGACTCCTGCAACGCGGCCTATCCCAATCTGAAAGAGCGCTTCAAGATGCTGCTGGAAGCGCTGCGCACCACTCCTGTCATCTCCTCCACGGGCGATCCGATCGGTGAAGAGGATGTGGTCGAGATCGTGAAGTTGGTCTCCAAGAATGCCGAGCTCGGGATGGTGATCCCGGTCATGATCGACCAGCTCGAACAGGGAGACACCACCGCGATCGAGGCGATGGCGTCTGGCAAACTCTTCTCAGATGACGCGGACGGCAGCGCCACCCCGGCCGCCGATGACGCAACTGACGAGACGGCCGATGATTCCTCCGACGCTGCCGACGAGTCGACCGAGTCGGCCGGCGCGCAAGAGGCCGACAACTTCATCGCGGCGCTCGGCGAAGCGCTGGCCACCGCGCCGATTTCGAATCGCTCCGATGCGCTCTTCCAGCTCGCGATGCTCGACAACGGACCCCAAACCGTGGAAGCGCTCGAGCAGTTCATCGCGAAGGCGTTCCCCGGGGATGACGAGGCGTATACCCGCGACCAGCTCACCGGAATCGTCGACAAACTGGACGACGATGGCATCGCGGCGGTGTTCGACTATGCCGCGTCGCTGAACAGTCTGGTCGACCAGCTGACCGTCGGTCTTTCGAACGAAGTCTTCAATTCGGTCGAATGCTACGAAGAAATTCCGTTCGAGGACTTCGCAGTCACCGTCCAAACCGCAAACGACCTCGAGATTCCCCAGATTGCGTACTCGGAGGTGGCCACGATCGCCCAGCAATTTGCCACCTGCGAACTGTGGACCTCAGGTGTCGCAGATCCAGTCGAAGACACGCCGGTGGCGAGCGACATTCCGACCCTTATCTTCTCGGGAACCTATGACTTCCAGACGCCTCCCACATGGAACAAGGACGCCTTCGTGGATCTTCGCAACGCGACCTTTGTGACATTTGCCGCCACCAACCACGGAGTCATCGTTGGGCAGAACGCCTGCGCCTCGGTCATCGCCGAAAGCTTCTTCGATGATCCGGACGCACTGCCAGACATCTCTTGCAGCGATCAGAGCCGGCCGGTCTGGGTTCTCCCGGATGGCTCGGTGACGCAACCGAGTTAA
- a CDS encoding helix-turn-helix domain-containing protein gives MANKKGNQRAQRTDQAILAAAREIMVSEGMDAVTHQRVAEVAQVGRATVYRRWPSIDVLILAVFERLPFPFLDEDESGDFRERLRRNLAWTVSFYSSDATHPLTLALAERAQHDERMRAALDGLIGQKERNLAAAISRRLQRYVLPLSSRTPKR, from the coding sequence GTGGCGAACAAGAAAGGCAACCAGCGCGCGCAGCGAACCGACCAGGCAATCCTGGCCGCCGCGCGAGAAATCATGGTATCTGAAGGGATGGACGCGGTTACGCATCAGCGCGTGGCCGAGGTGGCCCAGGTTGGGCGAGCTACGGTCTACCGCCGCTGGCCATCGATCGACGTCCTGATACTCGCCGTATTCGAGCGTCTACCCTTCCCATTTCTGGACGAAGACGAGTCAGGCGATTTCCGGGAGCGATTGCGCCGTAACCTCGCCTGGACGGTTTCGTTCTATTCGAGCGATGCGACGCACCCTCTGACCCTCGCATTGGCGGAACGAGCGCAACACGATGAACGGATGCGCGCTGCCCTGGACGGGCTCATTGGCCAAAAAGAGCGCAACCTGGCGGCCGCGATCAGCAGGCGTCTCCAGAGATACGTGCTTCCCTTATCGTCGAGGACCCCAAAACGCTGA
- a CDS encoding LLM class flavin-dependent oxidoreductase, protein MTNYGHELQFGVFATPVAEPATHAVELAQVAEAAGLDLITFQDHPYNPQFLDTWTLISYAASVTSSIRLAGNVLNLPLRDPVQLARAAASLDRLSGGRIELGIGAGAFWDGIGAMGGKKLTAGQSIEALEEGIALMREIWNADEPTSVSTDGAHYPVNAAQRGPKPAHEIGIWVGAYKPRILRLTGRLANGWLPSLGYLPDGPASLAAMNAEIDGAAIAAGRHPSDIRRMLNINGRFLQQERGLFQGPAESWARQIVELNRDYGISTFILAADDPQTVALFGTVIAPLVREFTGSNTIAG, encoded by the coding sequence ATGACCAACTACGGACACGAATTGCAGTTTGGGGTGTTCGCCACGCCGGTGGCGGAACCGGCCACGCACGCCGTGGAGCTCGCTCAGGTGGCGGAAGCGGCCGGACTCGACCTGATCACCTTTCAGGATCATCCGTACAACCCGCAATTTCTCGATACCTGGACGCTGATCAGCTATGCGGCGTCGGTGACGAGTTCGATCCGTCTGGCCGGGAATGTGCTGAATCTGCCGCTGCGCGATCCCGTGCAACTCGCGCGGGCGGCCGCGAGTCTCGACCGGTTGAGCGGCGGCCGGATCGAATTGGGAATCGGCGCGGGCGCGTTTTGGGACGGGATCGGCGCCATGGGCGGCAAGAAGCTCACGGCCGGGCAATCGATCGAGGCGCTGGAGGAAGGGATCGCGCTCATGCGCGAGATCTGGAACGCGGACGAGCCGACCTCGGTATCGACCGATGGCGCGCACTATCCAGTGAACGCAGCGCAACGAGGGCCGAAACCGGCGCACGAGATCGGTATCTGGGTGGGAGCGTACAAGCCGCGCATCCTGCGGCTCACGGGACGCCTGGCCAATGGGTGGTTGCCGAGCCTTGGCTATCTGCCCGACGGTCCCGCCAGCCTGGCCGCGATGAACGCCGAAATCGATGGCGCCGCCATCGCCGCGGGCCGGCATCCGTCCGATATTCGCCGCATGCTCAATATCAATGGGCGTTTTCTGCAACAGGAACGCGGACTCTTCCAGGGGCCGGCTGAAAGCTGGGCGCGGCAGATCGTGGAGCTAAACCGCGACTACGGGATTTCGACCTTCATCCTCGCCGCGGACGACCCTCAGACGGTCGCGCTCTTCGGCACCGTCATCGCGCCCCTGGTCCGCGAGTTCACTGGCAGCAACACCATCGCCGGCTGA
- a CDS encoding LLM class flavin-dependent oxidoreductase: MPYYGHTLFFGTLLDPVADPPERAVELARLSEALGFDLVMLRDDPAAGDRLDAWTALTWIAGQTERIWLGAMVERLHRRLPTVIGRQIASLDLLSNGRAELAFGPAESLNDVVALGEAVDLVRAILDVAEPGTVALDGRHFPIMGAQRGPLPQHTIPIWLSGSALPLLQLAGQTADGWIGRPDELPLANAVLDASAVEAGRDPSEISRIVIVTGDETLLPLVLEQGAGIFLLDANDPAVIEQFAAETIPALRAAVADARAGLPPVIPLKPARLRAKRRAGIAYEAIPATLQANAVEPGDAGYARLRSNYMRGGSPGLILQPGSPTEVAEAIGFAREHRELPLSVRSRGHGISGRSTNDGGLIIDLRRMNRVEILDEATRRIRVEPGARWMDVAAAIEPYGWALSSGDYGGVGVGGLATAGGVGWLVREHGLTIDHMRKAQIVLADGSILAASETEHPELFWAIRGAGANMGIVTSFEFEVDPIGEIGWAQLVFDASDIPAFLQHWGNWIENAPRDTTSFMIMGQQRNARQMYAHVLAVIDSPDPDTIVGRLQPLADVARVLQQRIAVTSYADVMANASDHYHDGQGDPAVRSGLLNHITPEFAEGAKRLIEGGGSYFFQIRSMGGAVADVPPDATAFPNRSANFSVVAFGPSRSRLNAYWDELNPHFDGLYLSFETDTSPERLLEAFPEPALSKLRH, translated from the coding sequence ATGCCCTATTACGGACACACCCTCTTCTTTGGAACATTGCTCGATCCCGTGGCCGACCCGCCAGAACGCGCGGTCGAATTGGCGCGGCTGAGCGAAGCGCTCGGTTTCGATCTGGTGATGCTGCGCGACGATCCCGCCGCGGGCGATCGGTTGGACGCCTGGACGGCGCTCACCTGGATCGCCGGGCAAACCGAGCGGATCTGGCTCGGAGCCATGGTCGAGCGGCTGCACCGGCGGCTGCCGACCGTGATCGGCCGGCAGATTGCGAGTCTCGATTTGCTGAGCAACGGCCGGGCTGAGCTGGCGTTTGGTCCCGCGGAGTCGCTCAACGATGTCGTGGCGCTGGGCGAAGCAGTCGATCTCGTGCGCGCCATTCTGGACGTCGCCGAGCCGGGCACCGTGGCGCTGGATGGGCGGCATTTCCCCATCATGGGCGCGCAACGCGGTCCGTTGCCGCAGCATACGATCCCAATTTGGCTGTCGGGAAGCGCGTTGCCGCTGCTGCAACTGGCAGGGCAAACCGCCGACGGCTGGATCGGCAGACCGGACGAGCTTCCCCTGGCGAACGCGGTGCTCGATGCCAGCGCGGTCGAGGCCGGACGCGATCCGAGCGAGATCAGCCGCATCGTGATAGTCACGGGTGATGAGACGCTGCTGCCGCTGGTGCTGGAACAGGGCGCGGGTATCTTCCTGCTCGATGCGAACGACCCGGCGGTCATCGAGCAGTTCGCGGCCGAGACGATCCCGGCGTTGCGCGCCGCAGTGGCCGACGCGCGGGCCGGGTTGCCTCCGGTGATCCCGCTGAAACCGGCGCGTCTGCGAGCCAAGCGGCGCGCGGGGATCGCCTATGAGGCGATTCCGGCGACGTTGCAGGCGAATGCGGTCGAACCGGGGGATGCCGGATATGCCCGGCTACGCTCGAACTACATGCGCGGCGGATCGCCAGGATTGATCTTGCAGCCGGGATCTCCAACCGAGGTGGCCGAGGCGATCGGGTTCGCGCGGGAGCACCGGGAGCTCCCCCTTTCCGTGCGCAGCCGTGGACACGGCATCAGCGGGCGTTCGACCAACGACGGCGGCCTGATCATCGACTTGCGGCGCATGAACCGGGTCGAGATTCTGGACGAAGCCACCCGGCGTATTCGGGTGGAGCCGGGAGCGCGCTGGATGGACGTGGCCGCTGCCATCGAGCCGTATGGCTGGGCGCTCAGCTCGGGCGATTACGGCGGAGTGGGTGTCGGAGGACTGGCCACCGCGGGCGGAGTCGGCTGGTTGGTGCGCGAGCACGGCCTGACGATCGATCACATGCGCAAGGCGCAGATCGTGCTGGCCGATGGCTCGATTCTCGCCGCGAGCGAAACCGAGCATCCCGAGCTCTTCTGGGCGATCCGGGGAGCCGGGGCGAACATGGGTATCGTGACCAGTTTCGAATTCGAGGTCGATCCGATCGGAGAGATCGGCTGGGCGCAACTGGTGTTCGACGCCAGCGATATCCCGGCTTTTCTGCAGCACTGGGGCAACTGGATCGAGAACGCCCCGCGCGACACGACCAGTTTCATGATCATGGGGCAGCAACGCAACGCCCGGCAGATGTATGCGCATGTGCTGGCGGTGATCGATTCGCCCGATCCGGACACCATCGTCGGCCGGTTGCAACCGCTGGCCGATGTGGCGCGGGTGTTGCAACAACGGATCGCGGTCACCAGCTATGCCGATGTGATGGCCAACGCCAGCGATCACTATCACGATGGCCAGGGCGACCCAGCGGTGCGCTCCGGCTTGCTGAACCACATCACACCCGAATTTGCCGAGGGCGCGAAGCGGCTGATCGAAGGGGGCGGAAGCTACTTCTTCCAGATTCGCTCGATGGGCGGGGCGGTGGCCGATGTGCCGCCCGACGCGACCGCCTTTCCGAACCGCTCGGCCAACTTCTCGGTGGTCGCGTTCGGTCCGAGCAGGTCGCGGTTGAACGCCTACTGGGACGAACTGAATCCGCATTTCGATGGGCTCTATCTCAGTTTCGAAACCGACACCAGCCCAGAGCGGCTCCTGGAAGCCTTCCCCGAACCAGCCCTCAGCAAACTGCGGCATTGA